In one Candidatus Palauibacter australiensis genomic region, the following are encoded:
- a CDS encoding BF3164 family lipoprotein, translating to MLAIGACRQAEPAALATDSPSALTPDAVFADDSLGWIVEIGLAGGRVVALDAMLEPSVHVVDLETPGRLGSYGRQGDGPGEFKDPEQVVIGAAESPDEVWILDGIHQRLTRLSLPEIEAGAEVNPETVPLNGPTAGALVRASDGTWFAGGWITEGRIGRYHADRSYDRTILGFPPDVAEAPGTTLPQAYESWVVADPEGERLAAATLLGGLLEIFDRDGVPIARAAVPDPFQPAWAQGQSSSGQGVMAVSPETRYGFTDLAATRRYLYGVFSGRRVDEDGPVWASREVQVYTWNGTHVKTLRLDRAAEAIAIDASDTWLYASGLEAYESRVVADPAGGRLAAATLLGGLLEIFDYDGASIAQAAVPDTFQPVWRQGRSRGGRAVMSLGSEARYGFTDLVATRHYVYGLFSGRSVDELGAPWATTAVQVYTWDGDYVKTLPLDRATEAITVDASDTWLYASGPEPTPWVGRFRLPPTFTPSICGPTRARNRNARSCASNRNPKNGDIIHD from the coding sequence GTGTTGGCGATCGGCGCGTGTCGTCAGGCGGAACCGGCCGCGCTGGCCACCGACAGCCCGTCCGCGTTGACGCCGGACGCCGTCTTCGCGGACGACTCGCTCGGCTGGATCGTCGAGATCGGGTTGGCCGGGGGCCGCGTGGTGGCGCTGGACGCGATGCTGGAGCCGTCGGTTCACGTCGTCGATCTCGAGACGCCGGGGCGCCTCGGTTCCTACGGCCGCCAGGGCGACGGGCCGGGCGAGTTCAAGGACCCGGAGCAAGTCGTGATCGGGGCCGCGGAATCGCCCGACGAGGTCTGGATCCTCGACGGCATCCATCAGCGCCTGACGCGGTTGTCCCTGCCGGAGATCGAAGCGGGGGCGGAGGTGAACCCCGAAACCGTCCCGCTGAACGGTCCGACCGCCGGAGCGCTCGTGCGCGCCTCCGACGGGACGTGGTTCGCCGGCGGATGGATCACGGAGGGTCGTATCGGTCGCTACCACGCGGACCGGAGCTACGACCGCACGATCCTGGGCTTCCCGCCCGACGTGGCGGAGGCGCCGGGAACGACGCTCCCGCAGGCGTACGAGAGCTGGGTCGTGGCCGACCCCGAGGGGGAACGCCTGGCCGCCGCGACGCTCCTCGGCGGGCTGCTCGAGATCTTCGACCGCGACGGCGTTCCGATCGCCCGGGCGGCGGTGCCCGACCCCTTCCAGCCCGCGTGGGCCCAGGGACAATCGAGCAGCGGGCAGGGCGTCATGGCCGTAAGTCCGGAGACGCGTTACGGCTTCACGGACCTGGCCGCCACCCGACGCTACCTGTACGGCGTCTTCTCGGGACGGAGGGTGGATGAGGACGGGCCCGTCTGGGCGTCGCGGGAGGTGCAGGTCTACACCTGGAACGGCACACACGTGAAGACGCTGCGCCTCGACCGCGCCGCGGAGGCCATCGCCATCGACGCCTCCGACACGTGGCTCTACGCGAGCGGACTCGAGGCGTACGAGAGCCGCGTCGTGGCGGACCCCGCCGGGGGCCGGCTGGCGGCGGCTACGCTCCTTGGAGGGCTGCTCGAGATATTCGACTACGATGGCGCGTCGATCGCGCAGGCCGCCGTGCCGGACACCTTTCAGCCGGTGTGGAGGCAGGGACGATCACGGGGCGGGAGGGCCGTCATGTCTCTGGGATCGGAGGCGCGCTACGGATTCACGGATCTGGTCGCGACAAGGCACTACGTGTACGGCCTGTTCTCCGGCCGGAGCGTGGATGAACTCGGGGCTCCATGGGCCACGACGGCGGTGCAGGTCTACACCTGGGATGGCGACTACGTGAAGACCCTGCCTCTAGACCGGGCTACGGAGGCCATCACGGTGGATGCCTCCGACACCTGGCTCTACGCGAGCGGACCCGAACCCACCCCGTGGGTCGGTCGATTCCGGCTGCCGCCGACCTTCACCCCGAGCATCTGCGGACCCACGCGGGCGCGGAACCGAAACGCTCGGTCCTGCGCCTCCAATCGAAACCCAAAGAACGGAGACATTATACATGATTGA
- a CDS encoding zf-HC2 domain-containing protein codes for MESCTQFDEWTLNRYADGELPEPYAAAVRQHLRSCAVCRREVQLIRELSAALRSMPTPKPPDGLFEEIFPVEADSAAPIPFAAAQAEPAAFSRSLVASSRALTVSAGALMLAVIVAVLALTLGPERAMAGSSTLRFHHEEPGALTLRYETVSPLAAEPGLRVRLRYWVPDSLRVAQTEPGYRVVELSREDPGVFSGAVALPPGTVYAAAAVEHPDGNYIDSDFSRSWEYLETDPEGRATLEARLYQVLATSRLNPTRTVEVTEQALSEYPERPELWAALLLYGRGALPEDSGEIPPGAHRERLERMDAAARRSDPGPGEMHALSLYARLLGRGEVEAYWRSVLAAKHPRHEYASQVRLESILMSSTSAAEKLDALDRSWRLAPMPSVAQVGLQLSQEVADPVRTRVWLERYAANPVIRDSRLDVEVAERMVEVPPLGPVAEEWILQQLNGRLDWLGRDRPLAGTRANFEAEAAESRARLHVLLGRLRVARGDRAGALEAFERAAELSWNPRAFVELARFHAEAGSSTRATQLLALAQADPVIPLEPYVPEGEDWATAPTEAGLAVARAAWREHLASSLLDEWVNGGATLEIASEQERTLHEVTGGDVTLIIQTLRPSYVPEESLELLRVNGPELAAAGARALLVTVNPDLRRGDQAASEAGTSGLPPFLYDRRSEVWEALGAWREVQFFVVDRGGTLRYRGEALAPALRIALMLGDHPPASAG; via the coding sequence ATGGAATCCTGCACACAGTTTGATGAGTGGACCCTGAACCGCTACGCGGATGGGGAGTTGCCCGAGCCCTACGCCGCCGCCGTGCGGCAACACCTTCGTTCGTGCGCGGTCTGTCGGCGCGAGGTCCAGCTCATTCGCGAGTTGAGTGCCGCGCTCCGTAGCATGCCGACGCCGAAGCCGCCCGATGGACTGTTCGAAGAGATCTTCCCCGTGGAAGCGGACAGTGCCGCCCCCATCCCCTTCGCCGCTGCGCAGGCGGAGCCGGCCGCGTTCTCACGAAGCCTGGTTGCGTCCTCCCGGGCCCTGACTGTCTCGGCGGGGGCCCTCATGCTGGCCGTGATCGTGGCGGTCCTCGCGTTGACGCTTGGACCCGAGCGGGCCATGGCCGGTTCGAGCACTCTGCGGTTCCACCACGAGGAGCCGGGCGCGCTCACGCTCCGTTACGAGACCGTCTCGCCGCTGGCGGCGGAACCCGGCCTCCGGGTGCGGCTGCGTTACTGGGTGCCCGACTCCCTCCGCGTTGCGCAGACCGAACCCGGATATCGCGTGGTCGAACTCTCCCGGGAAGACCCCGGCGTCTTCTCCGGAGCGGTGGCCCTGCCCCCCGGCACCGTGTACGCGGCCGCCGCCGTCGAACACCCGGACGGAAACTACATCGACAGCGATTTCAGCCGGTCTTGGGAGTATCTCGAGACGGATCCAGAAGGCCGAGCGACGCTCGAGGCCCGCCTGTACCAGGTGCTGGCCACCTCGCGTCTGAACCCCACCCGGACCGTCGAGGTGACCGAGCAGGCGCTGTCGGAGTACCCTGAGCGCCCCGAGCTATGGGCAGCCCTCCTCCTGTACGGGCGGGGTGCGCTGCCCGAGGACTCCGGGGAGATCCCGCCGGGCGCCCACCGCGAGCGTCTGGAACGGATGGATGCGGCTGCGCGGCGAAGCGACCCCGGGCCGGGCGAAATGCACGCCCTGAGCCTCTACGCCCGCCTCCTCGGACGGGGCGAGGTCGAGGCGTATTGGCGGAGCGTACTCGCCGCCAAACATCCCCGGCACGAGTACGCGTCGCAGGTACGTCTGGAGTCGATCCTGATGTCGTCGACGTCGGCTGCAGAAAAGCTGGACGCGCTGGACCGGAGCTGGAGGCTCGCACCGATGCCCTCAGTAGCCCAGGTCGGACTGCAGCTTTCCCAGGAGGTGGCCGATCCAGTCCGTACAAGGGTCTGGCTGGAGAGGTACGCTGCCAATCCCGTGATTCGAGACTCCCGGCTCGACGTCGAAGTGGCGGAGCGCATGGTTGAAGTACCGCCTCTTGGGCCGGTCGCCGAGGAGTGGATCCTGCAACAGTTGAACGGGCGGCTGGACTGGCTCGGCAGGGATCGGCCGCTCGCCGGTACGCGAGCCAACTTCGAGGCCGAGGCCGCCGAGAGTCGGGCCCGCCTGCACGTGCTTCTCGGACGGCTGCGGGTGGCTCGTGGTGACCGCGCGGGGGCGCTCGAGGCCTTCGAGCGCGCCGCCGAACTCAGCTGGAATCCCCGTGCGTTCGTGGAGTTGGCCCGATTCCACGCGGAGGCCGGGTCCTCGACTCGCGCGACCCAGTTGCTGGCGCTCGCGCAGGCGGACCCCGTCATCCCTCTCGAACCCTACGTGCCTGAGGGAGAAGATTGGGCGACCGCACCGACGGAGGCCGGATTGGCTGTAGCTCGCGCGGCGTGGCGAGAGCACTTGGCATCGTCACTGCTCGATGAGTGGGTCAACGGGGGCGCGACGCTCGAGATTGCCTCTGAACAAGAGAGGACGTTGCACGAGGTGACCGGCGGCGACGTGACGCTGATCATCCAGACCCTTCGACCGAGCTACGTCCCCGAGGAGAGCCTGGAGCTGCTGCGGGTCAATGGTCCGGAACTGGCGGCGGCTGGTGCGCGAGCGTTGCTGGTTACCGTCAATCCTGATTTGCGGCGCGGGGATCAGGCCGCCTCTGAGGCCGGCACTTCGGGGCTACCCCCGTTCCTGTATGACAGGCGATCCGAAGTCTGGGAAGCGCTGGGCGCCTGGCGGGAGGTGCAATTCTTCGTCGTGGACCGCGGTGGCACCCTGCGATATCGCGGGGAGGCTCTCGCACCCGCGCTCCGCATCGCACTCATGCTGGGGGATCATCCCCCGGCGTCGGCCGGGTAG
- a CDS encoding sigma-70 family RNA polymerase sigma factor: MTASREKRLSRRAARSDRSALRSLYEEYSDQLFAVAYRLTESSADARDVVHDVFGDLPKLLRRFNGKRPLGPWLRSVTARAALKHLRAERRRHETTMAVAADDGEVVTSPEFPVLNSIAVERALSSLTEELRTVVVLKEIEGCTHGEIAELLDISRSTSESRLHKARKLLRAKLFEQ, translated from the coding sequence ATGACCGCGTCCCGGGAGAAGCGATTGTCGCGCAGGGCGGCGCGCAGCGACCGCTCAGCGTTGCGGTCCCTGTACGAGGAGTACTCGGACCAGTTGTTCGCTGTCGCGTACCGTTTGACGGAGTCGTCTGCCGATGCTCGAGATGTAGTACACGATGTCTTTGGTGACCTTCCCAAGCTCCTTCGGCGGTTCAATGGCAAGCGGCCGCTGGGCCCATGGCTTCGTTCCGTGACGGCTCGCGCCGCTCTCAAACACCTCCGGGCGGAGCGAAGACGACATGAGACGACGATGGCTGTGGCGGCTGACGACGGCGAGGTCGTCACGTCGCCGGAATTCCCGGTCTTGAACTCGATCGCAGTGGAACGCGCGCTGTCTTCGCTGACGGAGGAACTGCGGACCGTTGTCGTTCTCAAGGAGATCGAGGGGTGTACGCACGGGGAGATTGCCGAGCTTCTCGATATCTCGCGCTCGACCTCGGAGTCGCGGTTGCACAAGGCGCGGAAGCTGCTTCGTGCGAAGCTGTTCGAGCAGTAG